The DNA window ACCGGCCGCGCGCCAGCGACTGGGCGACGACGTTCGGCCGGTAGCCCAGCGTCGCGGCCGCCTCCAGCACGCGCTCGCGCGTCGCCGGTGCCACTCGCGCCCGCGGGTGGTTCCCGAGCACGAGCGACGCCGTGGGCTGGGAGACCCCGGCATGCTGGGCGACGTCGCGGATGGTGACGCGGGCGGAGGCGGCCATGTGGAAGGGCTCGTCGCCAATACGCTTTGGCGGCGCCGCTAATACGCATTGGCACACAGCCCCTGTCAAGTGCTGCGGTGGCGGGCGTTACCTTTGCACCGTGTCCTCCACGATGCCTCCGGACCTCTCGACGCCCACCCCGCTCGCCGCCACCAGCGGCGCGACGATGGAGTTCCCGGTGTACGCGCCGGGCCAGGCCATCGACGCCGAAGGCTACGCCGTCGCGCCCGTGCGCCGCGGCATCCGCCCGCGCAAGCGCTCGCGCCTGCAGCGCCTGCTCATCGGCCTGTCGAGCGGCACGCTGCTGATCATCGTCGGCGGCGTGCTCGGGCTGGCGACGCTCCTCTCCCCCATCGGCGCGCGACGCGCCGCGCGTGCGGCGGCCGAGCAGGAGCTGGCGAGCGAGCTGGAGCCGGGGGAGCGCGTGCTGGGCCGCGCGTACGTCTCGCAGCGCAACTGGTGGGACAACCTGCGCGAGTCGTTCGGCGTGCTGGCCGCGACCGACCGCCGGCTCCTCTACGTCGGGCTCCCGCCCGCGCCCTGGTTCGTGCGGCGCGTCGAGGGACCGCCGGAGCTGCGCTCGCAGAGCTTCCAGTACGACGCGCCCTTCGTCGCCGACGCGCGCCGCCTCTTCCTCGGGCTGACGCGCGGCGTGCTCGTGCGCACGCCCGCGGGCGACGTCGCCTTCCTCGTCCCGCGCGGCGAGGCGGCGCGCGTGCGGGACATCGAGCGCGTCGTGGAGCGCGCGCTCGCCGCGCGCACCGAGGCGCAGGAGCGCGAGCAGCTCGCGCGCAGCGCCCCGCCGCCGCCGCCGCCGGTCTACGGCACGCACACCGTGCGCTACGGCGAGGCGGTCACCAGCATCGCGCGCCGCTACCGCACGACGCCCGACGTCATCCGGCAGCTGAACCGCCTGCAGAACGACAACATCCGGGCCGGTCAGCGCCTCCGCGTGCCCATCCCGCCGGGCGCCGACAGCCTCGCGACCCGCGCCGCGCCGACGGGGGCGCGGCCGCAGGCGATCACGTACTAGAAACGACTGCGGGCCGCGGACAGCGGGTCAGAGGATCCGCGGTCCGCAGCCCGCAGCGTCCCGTGAGACGTGTGCCGTGCGCTACTGGTTCATCACGAGCGCGAACACGAGCGGCGCGCAGATCGACGCATCGCTCTCGATCACGTACATCGGCGTCTCGCCACCGAGCTTGCCCCACGTGATCTTCTCGTTCGGCGGCGCGCCCGAGTAGCCGCCGTAGCTCGTCGTCGCCTCCGAGATCTGGCAGAAGTAGCCCCACAGCGGGACGTTCTCGCGCTGCAGGTCCTGGTGCAGCATCGGCACCACGCAGATCGGGAAGTCGCCCGCGATGCCGCCGCCGATCTGGAAGAAGCCGATCGACGTGCTCGCCGACAGCTCCGTGTACCACTCGGCCAGCCACGTCATGTACTCGATGCCCGTGCGCACCGTGTGCACGTTCTTCACCTCGCCGGTGATCACGTGCGACGCGTACATGTTGCCCGTCGTCGAGTCCTCCCAGCCCGGCACGATGATCGGCAGGTTCTTCTCCGCCGCCGCGACCATCCACGAGTCCTTCGGGTCGATCTGGTAGTACTCCTCCAGCTTCCCCGAGCGCAGGATCCGGTAGTAGAACTCGTGCGGGAAGTAGCGCTCGCCC is part of the Roseisolibacter agri genome and encodes:
- a CDS encoding LysM peptidoglycan-binding domain-containing protein, translated to MSSTMPPDLSTPTPLAATSGATMEFPVYAPGQAIDAEGYAVAPVRRGIRPRKRSRLQRLLIGLSSGTLLIIVGGVLGLATLLSPIGARRAARAAAEQELASELEPGERVLGRAYVSQRNWWDNLRESFGVLAATDRRLLYVGLPPAPWFVRRVEGPPELRSQSFQYDAPFVADARRLFLGLTRGVLVRTPAGDVAFLVPRGEAARVRDIERVVERALAARTEAQEREQLARSAPPPPPPVYGTHTVRYGEAVTSIARRYRTTPDVIRQLNRLQNDNIRAGQRLRVPIPPGADSLATRAAPTGARPQAITY
- a CDS encoding deoxyhypusine synthase family protein — translated: MTTELGPVSRFLKHNFRHFNAAALIDAADGWTRHLDKGGKMMVTLAGAMSTAELGITLAEMIRQDKVHAISCTGANLEEDLFNLVAHDAYERVPHYRTLSIKEEEALLERHMNRVTDTCIPEAEAMRRLEKVVLAEWMAADAAGERYFPHEFYYRILRSGKLEEYYQIDPKDSWMVAAAEKNLPIIVPGWEDSTTGNMYASHVITGEVKNVHTVRTGIEYMTWLAEWYTELSASTSIGFFQIGGGIAGDFPICVVPMLHQDLQRENVPLWGYFCQISEATTSYGGYSGAPPNEKITWGKLGGETPMYVIESDASICAPLVFALVMNQ